In Arthrobacter ramosus, one DNA window encodes the following:
- a CDS encoding TPM domain-containing protein encodes MRSMLKRVLAVIGLAGMLVLPATAAWAADPVTIPSGQNIVDNANVLGNRKGEVQDAIQTLLKDHKYNLYVVTVNSFENPSSPEAWATAVATKKGMGRSDVILAISAAGQYYFAPNSASAIYSKRSTISSNAIAANLGAGKRDFAQAAIDTAAAVGDAAGGGSGTVPSGNSGAVVLIGAGVVAAGGVGTYLYFRNRRKKSQASSASYGPQGEQLDPLASLSIADLRRKAGSLLIEADDTIKSSEQELGFAQAQYGDAAVGNFTKALLEAKTHMTESFKLQQQLDDHIPDTEEQQRSWLGEIIRRSEAALESLREQKADFDSLRELEKNAPQALANVAAGANEAEAKINSAEQSLNGLREKYADSALGHVSDNITQAKDRLAFVQNATTTAQEKLAAGESSLAAVAVRAAEEGLHQTNVLIDAISKVAGSLDEARNSLEGAVVETSQDLAQAKAMIQSGEHPELAGPVAGVEAALAQVKIEIQGGKIDPIATLDRVEKAHQALDQSLSGIRDQQEQARRAQAALQQTIMAAQSQISATSDYIAARRGGVGTEARTRLAEAQRNLDYALSISRNDPVTALTYAQQAQSLAAQAAQLAQSDVDQFGGFANQGYGRGGMFGGGGNGGGLGGAILGGILINSILHGGGGGWGGGNNDGGGGGFFGGDGGGGGGFFGGDGGGGGDFGGGGGDFGGGDSGSF; translated from the coding sequence ATGCGGTCAATGTTGAAACGTGTACTCGCCGTCATCGGCCTGGCTGGAATGCTGGTCCTCCCGGCCACCGCAGCCTGGGCCGCCGACCCGGTGACCATCCCGTCCGGCCAGAACATCGTGGACAACGCGAATGTTTTGGGCAATCGCAAGGGCGAGGTCCAGGACGCCATCCAGACGCTGCTGAAAGACCACAAATACAACTTGTACGTGGTCACGGTGAATTCCTTCGAAAACCCCTCATCGCCCGAAGCCTGGGCCACGGCAGTGGCCACCAAGAAGGGCATGGGCCGGTCCGACGTCATTCTGGCCATCTCCGCGGCCGGTCAGTACTACTTCGCACCCAACTCTGCCAGTGCGATCTATTCCAAGAGGTCAACCATTTCGTCCAATGCCATCGCGGCCAACCTGGGCGCAGGCAAGCGAGACTTTGCCCAGGCAGCCATCGACACCGCGGCGGCCGTCGGCGACGCCGCCGGCGGGGGCAGCGGCACGGTTCCGAGCGGCAACTCGGGTGCAGTCGTTTTGATCGGCGCGGGCGTTGTTGCGGCCGGCGGCGTGGGCACGTACTTGTACTTCCGCAACCGCCGCAAGAAGAGCCAGGCATCCAGCGCCAGCTACGGTCCGCAGGGGGAACAGCTCGATCCCCTGGCCTCCCTGAGCATCGCGGACTTGCGGCGCAAAGCCGGCTCCTTGCTCATCGAAGCGGATGACACCATCAAGTCCAGCGAGCAGGAGCTCGGCTTCGCGCAGGCCCAATACGGCGATGCCGCCGTCGGGAACTTCACCAAGGCCCTGCTGGAAGCCAAGACCCACATGACCGAATCCTTCAAGCTGCAGCAACAGCTCGATGACCATATCCCGGACACCGAAGAGCAGCAGCGCAGTTGGCTTGGCGAAATCATCCGACGCTCGGAGGCTGCCCTCGAGTCGTTGCGCGAACAGAAGGCCGATTTCGATTCCCTGCGAGAGCTTGAGAAGAACGCGCCCCAGGCTCTGGCCAATGTTGCCGCCGGCGCCAACGAAGCCGAGGCAAAGATCAACAGCGCGGAGCAATCGCTCAACGGCCTGCGCGAAAAATACGCAGACAGCGCTCTTGGCCACGTGAGCGACAACATCACCCAGGCCAAAGACCGGCTCGCCTTCGTTCAAAACGCAACAACTACGGCACAGGAAAAGCTCGCCGCAGGTGAGAGCAGCCTTGCCGCAGTAGCAGTCCGCGCTGCGGAAGAGGGCTTGCACCAGACCAACGTGCTGATCGACGCCATCTCCAAGGTAGCGGGCAGCCTCGACGAAGCCCGGAACTCGCTGGAGGGCGCCGTGGTGGAGACCAGCCAGGACCTGGCACAGGCCAAAGCGATGATCCAGTCCGGCGAACACCCGGAGCTGGCTGGCCCGGTGGCCGGAGTCGAAGCCGCACTGGCGCAGGTCAAAATTGAAATCCAGGGCGGGAAAATCGATCCCATTGCCACCTTGGACCGCGTGGAGAAGGCGCACCAAGCCTTGGACCAGTCCCTCTCGGGAATCCGTGACCAGCAGGAACAGGCAAGGCGTGCACAGGCCGCGCTCCAGCAGACCATCATGGCTGCCCAGTCCCAGATCAGCGCCACCTCGGATTACATCGCGGCGCGACGCGGCGGCGTGGGCACCGAGGCGCGTACCCGGCTGGCCGAAGCCCAACGGAATCTCGACTATGCCCTGTCCATTTCCCGCAATGACCCGGTCACCGCTCTGACGTACGCACAGCAGGCCCAGTCGCTCGCTGCACAAGCCGCGCAGCTGGCCCAGTCCGACGTCGATCAGTTCGGCGGCTTCGCCAACCAAGGCTACGGCCGTGGCGGCATGTTCGGTGGTGGAGGCAATGGCGGTGGCCTCGGCGGAGCGATCCTCGGCGGCATACTCATCAACTCCATCCTGCACGGCGGAGGCGGCGG